Proteins from a single region of Hermetia illucens chromosome 3, iHerIll2.2.curated.20191125, whole genome shotgun sequence:
- the LOC119652189 gene encoding uncharacterized protein PF11_0207-like, which produces MNYSSEEIKIRKEFLQSQLELQLQISEKLNTQIKEIQEEISKAQEKNIASRLRNNELRFEELSLVGMNSFNIEEMDKVIQIISSTEEAEKKTKKHNAKMMKEISEAYLRAADTVERDKEQLKSEVFYKEDTIRMEENIEATKNKIAELKAHMETMRGQWGEELKMKEELYNVLCDIEKEQIAQLNEDGTSPAKGIGNGDTEPDNSDRISEELDDDDESTELKLAIERLKKLKKSS; this is translated from the exons ATGAACTATTCTTCAGAAGAGATAAAAATACGAAAGGAGTTTTTGCAATCGCAATTAGAACTGCAG TTGCAAATATCAGAAAAATTaaatacccaaattaaggaaatCCAGGAGGAGATTTCTAAGGCCCAGGAGAAAAATATTGCTTCTCGATTGCGGAACAACGAATTACGATTCGAAG AACTTTCTTTGGTCGGGATGAACTCTTTTAACATAGAAGAAATGGATAAAGTCATCCAAATAATCAGCTCCACAGAGGAAGCTGAGAAAAAGACCAAAAAGCATAACGCCAAAATGATGAAGGAAATAAGTGAAGCTTATCTGCGGGCAGCTGATACTGTTGAACGTGATAAGGAGCAATTAAAA AGTGAAGTGTTCTATAAAGAAGATACTATAAGAATGGAGGAGAATATTGAAGCAACCAAGAATAAAATTGCTGAGCTCAAAGCACATATGGAAACAATGAGGGGACAGTGGGGCGAAGAGCTTAAAATGAAAGAGGAACTGTACAATGTCCTTTGTGACATAGAAAAGGAACAAAT TGCTCAACTAAACGAGGATGGTACATCGCCCGCAAAAGGAATTGGAAACGGGGATACCGAACCGGATAACTCTGACAGAATCTCAGAAGAgttagatgatgatgatgaatcaaccGAGCTAAAGTTAGCAATTGAAAGATtgaagaaactaaaaaaatcaTCGTAA
- the LOC119652188 gene encoding cilia- and flagella-associated protein 251-like gives MNDAASKLFDTSKQSYGENDDLDVYKSHADSSELIMTASEEQSVEYDSDDSAPLALSYIFGINRKLGVCILNKSPNEHFCIYSLGHVASLINFNTKVVHHFQGHDTILVSIEHDEKAKFVATADKETIIIWDLGKLGEDMPIRLRYIYRPFGKDAEIAATGMSPCGKYIVVGSGKTNLGTFIKFWRWSFAVDECDAEFTISDKFGRIVSIKFSKNANENEFFVITLRYGVVFAWWDRQSGQLEVHTPEQKKFGILNQSCYVPGKRTVASVTNHGRIVIWADTLINLGNQTFTNRKNFVKMVSAQSQYPINDIKAFDAMLATCNEIGEIRFYDTEIRLLYVCTLWKDSPVDMIQPVLVPKTIKLIDADDFDVEESDDIQIVYKSTCPRDYTLEKKPFLVREFYVVARTGDVLYCNIFKKDAKSMLYQTSDSLVAYDALKNRPWVICANSDRKIFYLDYTCYHIIREQRMKEYTAQDEEADKLIHPSISCIRISEDGNHLAIGYDNGAVWMIDPLILNPLTPSPIRYSNAPIQYIVFSGHPNCIYADTNATITHLRYNKNTSEWTLNAKYRYHHRPLVLLHVIQNPAEKPYLIALGEERLYVEFDLDKSVRKSKLEIKRDRILEQAGNFTCAEVMKLSKIVSKDTSTNGMVILVADDQYKFKIFDVITMERLYMFAAPVYDAPVRVIVNFSDVHKFYHKMLIFATEKTLGCIVLPIDGNMFRYSGITAHPKKINMLIPYGSQWFASSQGDLGGAVWTINERNVMRHFKSGGEGLTPFCKSIPGEKEGWLFKEMQDMFYYMQLMTRGGDAPEEHAVTDFIPVEDLPDYMRSIGFFPSDYEIECILKEATRTTSPSIPPPTTISFEDAVIMYLNHKPVSGYELQDIRAAVEYLADQHSSDYITTEKVLEGDESQITLARILEIMTSRGEPVSEEMAKRYLLELLSEESGKMKKAKLDFESEFEELPEIFTVKEFCSELLGIDLKDIPGANMEASMGDKLDPAEVNSQLENRFNIIVPESDIDVDKERDKEERKSLLKQGRVINVTTEN, from the exons ATGAACGATGCAGCGTCTAAACTGTTTGATACCTCAAAGCAATCCTACGGTGAAAATGATGACTTGGATGTGTACAAGAGTCATGCAGATAGCAGTGAGCTGATTATGACAGCGAGTGAAGAACAAAGCGTGGAATATGACTCTGATGATTCAGCACCTTTG GCCTTATCCTACATATTTGGAATCAACAGGAAGCTGGGAGTGTGTATCCTTAATAAGTCCCCTAATGAGCATTTTTGCATTTATTCGCTAGGGCATGTTGCATCGCTGATCAATTTTAACACGAAAGTTGTACACCATTTTCAAGGACAT GACACAATTCTGGTATCCATTGAACATGACGAGAAAGCCAAATTTGTAGCGACTGCAGACAAGGAAACTATCATAATATGGGACCTAGGAAAGTTGGGAGAGGATATGCCAATCAGGCTGCGATATATTTACAGACCTTTCGGAAAGGATGCTGAGATTGCAGCTACTGGTATGAGTCCATGCGGGAAATATATTGTTGTTGGTAGTGGAAAAACCAACTTAGGAACATTCATAAAATTTTGGCGATGGTCGTTCGCCGTGGACGAGTGTGATG CTGAATTTACAATCAGTGATAAATTCGGGAGAATTGTTTCCATCAAATTCAGCAAAAACGccaatgaaaatgaatttttcgtTATTACCTTAAGATATGGAGTGGTCTTTGCATGGTGGGATCGTCAATCTGGACAACTTGAAGTTCATACCCCGGAACAAAAGAAATTCGGGATATTGAATCAGTCATGTTACGTCCCGGGAAAGCGGACTGTAGCAAGTGTAACAAACCATGGTCGTATAGTGATTTGGGCCGACACTTTGATTAACTTAGGGAACCAAACCTTCACCAATAGGAAGAACTTTGTCAAAATGGTTTCTGCACAGAGCCAATATCCTATCAATGATATCAAGGCATTTGATGCAATGTTAGCCACGTGCAATGAAATTGGTGAGATTCGATTTTACGATACGGAAATTCGATTGTTGTATGTTTGTACGCTGTGGAAGGACTCACCAGTAGATATGATACAGCCAGTACTAGTGCCGAAGACAATTAAACTTATCGATGCCGATGATTTTG ATGTTGAAGAATCTGATGATATTCAAATTGTATATAAATCAACCTGTCCTCGTGATTACACACTTGAGAAGAAACCCTTTCTGGTTCGGGAATTCTATGTGG TTGCACGAACTGGTGACGTTCTTTATTGtaacattttcaaaaaggatGCAAAATCAATGCTCTATCAAACATCGGATAGTTTGGTGGCATACGACGCTCTTAAAAACAGGCCATGGGTAATATGTGCCAATTCAGATAGAAAAATCTTCTATTTAGATTATACATGCTATCATATTATACGTGAACAACGTATGAAAGAATATACTGCTCAAGATGAAGAAGCTGACAAACTAATACACCCTTCAATAAGCTGCATTCGGATTTCAGAAGATG GTAACCATCTGGCAATCGGTTATGACAACGGTGCAGTGTGGATGATCGATCCTCTGATTTTGAACCCTCTCACCCCTTCCCCCATACGTTACTCAAATGCACCTATCCAATATATAGTTTTCAGTGGTCATCCAAATTGTATATATGCA GATACCAACGCTACTATAACTCATCTCCGATATAACAAGAACACATCAGAGTGGACTCTAAACGCAAAATACCGGTATCACCACAGGCCCTTGGTACTTTTGCATGTCATCCAAAATCCTGCTGAGAAACCATACCTTATTGCCTTAGGCGAAGAACGACTTTATGTCGAATTCGATTTGGATAAATCCGTTCGTAAATCCAAACTTGAAATCAAACGCGATCGTATCCTGGAACAGGCTGGAAATTTTACGTGTGCAGAAGTAATgaaactgtcaaaaattgtcAGTAAGGATACGTCCACCAATGGAATGGTTATATTAGTCGCGGATGATCAATATAAATTCAAGATTTTCGATGTAATAACAATGGAGAGATTGTATATGTTTGCTGCCCCAGTCTACGATGCACCAGTTAGAGTCATAGTG AACTTCTCGGATGTTCATAAATTTTATCATAAAATGCTGATATTCGCTACCGAAAAGACTTTGGGATGTATAGTCTTACCAATAGATGGTAACATGTTCAGATATTCAGGTATCACTGCCCATCCAAAGAAG ATTAACATGCTGATTCCGTATGGCTCTCAATGGTTCGCAAGCTCGCAAGGTGATCTTGGCGGTGCTGTTTGGACTATAAATGAACG AAATGTGATGAGACACTTCAAATCAGGCGGTGAGGGGCTTACTCCATTTTGCAAATCGATACCAGGCGAGAAGGAAGGATGGCTTTTCAAAGAAATGCAGGATATGTTCTACTATATGCAACTTATGACTAGGGGTGGCGATGCACCTGAAGAACATGCC GTTACAGATTTCATTCCTGTTGAGGACCTACCAGACTATATGCGAAGTATTGGTTTTTTCCCAAGTGATTATGAA ATCGAATGCATCCTTAAAGAAGCCACACGAACAACTAGCCCTTCAATACCACCCCCAACTACAATATCCTTCGAAGACGCCGTAATCATGTATCTAAACCACAAACCAGTTTCAGGATACGAATTACAAGATATCCGAGCAGCTGTTGAATATCTAGCTGATCAGCATTCAAGCGATTATATTACCACTGAAAAAGTTCTGGAAGGTGACGAATCTCAAATCACCCTTGCACGAATTCTTGAAATTATGACGAGTCGCGGTGAACCAGTATCTGAAGAAATGGCGAAACGATATCTTCTCGAATTGCTAAGTGAGGAATCAGGCAAAATGAAAAAAGCTAAGTTGGATTTTGAATCAGAATTTGAAGAGCTTCCTGAAATTTTCACTGTCAAAGAATTCTGTTCGGAATTGCTAGGTATTGATCTAAAGGATATACCTGGGGCGAATATGGAAGCTTCAATGGGAGATAAATTGGATCCTGCTGAAGTGAATAGTCAATTGGAGAATAGATTTAATATTATTGTACCTGAATCAGATATAGATGTCGACAAGGagcgggataaggaggaacggaAGAGTTTACTTAAGCAGGGACGCGTTATTAATGTTACTACTGAAAACTAA